In the genome of Spirochaetia bacterium, one region contains:
- a CDS encoding ATP-binding protein: MRSITISPYAPTLIESIRAVGYTLESAIADIIDNSVTATASHVEIGYLPYNDPYITILDDGNGMDAFELEAAMRYGSQNPNVKRAPTDLGRFGLGLKTASLSQCRILTVVSKKNNKIEARRWDIDHVIKTEAWSLIVLETEEELNDIPQITNLSNLEHGTLVVWQNLDRLKNGESNFNLSFGSKMDNVRSHLSLVFHRYLSGEKGLQKLEIKMNNIPIEYVDPFLQNRHTQVMADEILCIGKSKVTVRPYILPHISMLSSDELKMLGGKDGLRKSQGFYVYRNKRLLVWGTWFHMMRKGELSKLARIQVDISNDLDNLWTLDIKKSTAMPPEIVRKNLKSIIERMAEHSKQTWVCRGKKETNESVVHIWQRLKGRQGGVYYVINRDHPIIKVLFESSPQIKHNVEMLLKIIEDNIPFNNLYLDLTTEKTLDNEAETNAQTIENMLQDLLEEQLTQFKKEELLKQLSKSDPFDKYPEIIKKLQRS, from the coding sequence TTGAGGTCAATTACTATTTCGCCATATGCTCCTACACTTATTGAGTCTATACGCGCTGTTGGATATACACTGGAATCGGCGATTGCAGATATTATTGATAATAGTGTTACTGCTACTGCTTCACATGTTGAAATAGGATACTTACCTTATAATGATCCATATATAACAATTCTTGATGATGGGAATGGTATGGATGCTTTTGAACTTGAAGCTGCAATGCGATATGGTAGTCAGAACCCAAATGTTAAGCGGGCACCGACAGACTTAGGTCGTTTTGGATTGGGGTTAAAAACGGCTTCTCTTTCCCAATGTCGAATTTTGACAGTTGTGAGTAAAAAGAATAATAAAATAGAAGCTCGCCGATGGGATATTGACCATGTAATAAAAACTGAGGCATGGTCTCTTATTGTTCTTGAAACCGAAGAAGAACTTAATGATATTCCCCAAATTACCAACTTATCCAATTTGGAACATGGAACATTAGTGGTATGGCAAAATCTTGATAGATTAAAGAATGGTGAGTCAAATTTTAATCTTTCGTTTGGATCAAAAATGGATAATGTTCGTAGCCATCTTTCCCTAGTTTTTCATAGATATTTAAGTGGGGAAAAAGGTTTGCAAAAGCTTGAAATAAAAATGAATAATATTCCTATAGAATATGTCGATCCATTTTTGCAGAATCGACATACTCAGGTTATGGCTGATGAGATTTTATGTATCGGAAAATCAAAAGTTACAGTCAGACCTTATATTTTACCTCATATATCTATGCTTTCCTCTGATGAACTTAAAATGCTTGGAGGAAAAGATGGATTACGGAAAAGCCAGGGATTTTATGTATATAGGAATAAACGTCTTTTAGTTTGGGGAACATGGTTTCATATGATGCGCAAAGGCGAATTATCTAAATTAGCCCGTATCCAAGTTGATATTTCAAATGATTTAGATAATCTCTGGACGCTCGATATTAAGAAATCTACAGCAATGCCTCCTGAAATAGTTCGAAAAAATCTAAAATCTATTATTGAACGTATGGCTGAACATAGTAAACAAACATGGGTTTGTAGAGGCAAGAAAGAAACAAATGAATCTGTAGTTCACATTTGGCAAAGACTCAAAGGACGTCAAGGGGGAGTATATTATGTTATTAATCGTGACCATCCCATAATAAAAGTTCTATTTGAAAGCTCTCCACAAATAAAACATAATGTTGAAATGTTACTGAAAATAATTGAGGATAACATTCCATTTAATAATCTTTATCTTGATTTGACTACAGAAAAAACGCTTGACAATGAAGCTGAGACAAACGCACAGACTATTGAAAATATGTTGCAAGATTTACTTGAGGAGCAGTTGACGCAGTTTAAAAAAGAAGAACTGCTTAAACAATTATCAAAATCAGATCCATTTGATAAGTATCCAGAAATAATTAAAAAACTTCAAAGGAGTTGA
- a CDS encoding DNA cytosine methyltransferase, whose protein sequence is MSFKHQYSVVDLFAGAGGLSCGFLQTGRFFIKAAFEKNKKAQQTYRLNHNDALIYNDVVDIFKDEVMTKLGKVDVVIGGPPCQGFSNANRQKNHAINQNNSLVKQYVKAILHLNPMAFVMENVSMLKSDVHRFFVEEGDDEIIKKYQIKTIPSEIKLLDAEFVFPGIVEIVTNIDNIINYIWSEHDYLSLNVAYKTRNNPKKLRITLERHKTELLAFSHILTSLDGDVNPILKYSYEAGVAIQEYFSFETTCDDAEKLCKMIKPSILFQRMLSKAKELLDNHIKVDCFSLETGLVAHVTSMAVIDYIESILGDNSGGYKLTSGILPAVTFGVPQKRKRFILMGIKKTISKNVTLPVGTFSEANYNTVRDAIGDLEDIETVVHISDDATGKLLPKAPQNISELGIRLRDSPVLFNHVSTATTPEALKRFKFIKQGENFHSLPSELKTTYSNIERTQNTIYLRLKYDEPSGTVVNVRKSMWIHPIRHRALSVREAARLQTFPDSFVFCGTKDAQYQQVGNAVPPMLAKAIAEHLCKYLDKKETTK, encoded by the coding sequence ATGAGTTTTAAACACCAATATAGTGTCGTTGATTTGTTTGCTGGTGCGGGAGGCCTTAGTTGTGGATTTTTGCAAACAGGCAGATTTTTTATAAAGGCAGCATTTGAAAAAAATAAAAAAGCTCAGCAAACTTATAGACTAAATCATAACGATGCTCTGATTTATAATGATGTTGTTGATATATTCAAAGATGAAGTAATGACTAAATTGGGTAAGGTGGATGTTGTTATTGGCGGACCTCCTTGTCAGGGATTTTCAAATGCCAACAGGCAGAAAAATCATGCAATCAACCAAAACAATTCGCTTGTAAAACAATATGTTAAGGCTATACTTCATCTTAATCCAATGGCATTTGTGATGGAAAATGTAAGTATGTTAAAGTCTGATGTTCATCGTTTTTTTGTCGAAGAAGGTGATGATGAAATTATAAAGAAGTATCAGATTAAAACGATTCCTTCAGAAATTAAACTTTTAGATGCTGAATTTGTTTTTCCCGGAATTGTTGAAATTGTTACAAATATAGATAATATAATAAATTACATATGGAGCGAACATGACTATTTGTCTTTAAATGTAGCATATAAAACAAGAAATAATCCTAAAAAATTACGTATCACTCTTGAGAGACATAAAACAGAACTTCTTGCCTTTTCACATATTTTAACTTCTTTAGATGGCGATGTGAATCCAATCTTGAAATATTCCTATGAGGCTGGAGTTGCTATACAAGAATATTTCAGTTTTGAGACTACGTGTGATGATGCTGAAAAACTTTGTAAGATGATTAAACCATCAATTCTGTTTCAAAGGATGTTGTCCAAAGCAAAGGAATTACTTGATAATCATATTAAAGTTGACTGTTTTTCATTAGAAACGGGGCTTGTTGCTCATGTTACATCTATGGCAGTTATTGATTATATTGAATCTATTTTGGGGGATAATAGCGGCGGTTATAAGCTAACTTCTGGAATATTGCCGGCTGTCACTTTTGGAGTACCACAGAAAAGAAAACGCTTTATTCTAATGGGAATAAAAAAAACAATTAGTAAGAATGTGACACTTCCTGTTGGTACATTTTCTGAGGCAAATTATAACACAGTTAGAGATGCTATAGGTGATTTGGAAGACATTGAAACGGTTGTACATATTTCAGATGATGCGACAGGAAAGCTTTTACCAAAGGCTCCCCAAAATATTAGTGAGCTTGGGATACGTCTTCGTGATTCACCTGTACTTTTTAACCATGTTTCAACTGCAACAACTCCAGAAGCTTTAAAACGTTTTAAGTTTATTAAACAAGGAGAAAATTTTCATAGTTTGCCATCGGAGCTCAAGACTACTTACTCCAATATTGAACGCACACAAAATACTATCTACCTAAGGTTAAAGTATGATGAACCTTCTGGTACGGTAGTTAATGTGCGAAAATCAATGTGGATTCATCCAATTAGGCATCGAGCCCTGAGTGTCCGAGAAGCTGCACGTTTACAAACTTTTCCTGATAGTTTTGTATTTTGTGGAACAAAAGATGCACAATATCAACAAGTTGGAAATGCGGTACCTCCAATGCTAGCAAAAGCTATTGCAGAACATTTATGTAAATATCTAGATAAAAAGGAAACTACTAAATGA
- a CDS encoding Z1 domain-containing protein, translated as METPIAQLETIISAHINSNFPEVPPSEEEFDVIVSLLRQSLDSVCHVSDIEFNELRRKLKANIVVKMDIGIAIKNKDQAHHSWLPSRRSELDFFFWKRYETYLGEVKKWNPRIIGALGRVSDEIVDLLGDPQSQDAFQRRGLVLGDVQSGKTANYTAICNKAADTGYRIIIVLAGMMENLRQQTQGRLDTEFSGRKSEYFLDPQKKILNCSFGVGRYGSEKRIASFTSVVKDFNINILKSQNLSLLSVHDPVLFVVKKNKRILNNLIRWFKTNNVINGQKINLPLLLIDDEADNASVNTKQTGGDPTAINKAIRTLLSLFKQASYLGITATPYANIFINPETQDDMIGDDLFPRDFIYSLAPPTNYIGATDIFGDDAPYKSCLEPIYPEEINAFFPIKHTKNYQVPDLPPSLKEAMAYFLLVNGIRDLRGDNKTHRSMMIHISRFTNVQNQIRDLAMEWLSQIRSDLQNYSCLAEEKSYMIPNIKFLKTVWTKYQLNEKVNENDGNIISWHEFLSIYLYKAVAPVEIRSVNQSSGSTSLDYFNHREDGLRVIAIGGNSLSRGLTLEGLCVSYFYRKTLMYDTLLQMGRWFGYRPGYEDLFKIWICSEAIDWYGFITSASEELKFEIASMRNANLTPKEFGLKVRQDPSSLIATARNKMRTATMISRPVTVSGRLLETPRLKADKQSLEDNESVFKNFVHQLDDIGHRCIKENARFYWEGIDKEDVAQLLCEFKTHLWHLSFQGPALAEYIRLNMDNVLWDVVIAEGSDDNFELSCGDKILNIKPEKRTIIATSSQISISGTKVRVGTGGAARLGLSKKQREQAEEKFKQLHPGKKHVPDSAYLIKDRPPLLMLHVISVDRTTIDEKTGNIKSQIEEGCQVPNYLYALGVGFPFTGEEEKTANYVVNLVELNNYYNADEENDE; from the coding sequence ATGGAAACGCCTATAGCACAATTAGAAACGATAATTTCTGCTCACATAAATTCTAATTTTCCGGAAGTACCACCTAGTGAAGAAGAATTTGATGTTATAGTTTCTCTGTTGCGTCAATCGCTTGATTCTGTATGTCATGTTTCAGATATTGAATTTAATGAATTAAGGCGAAAATTAAAGGCAAATATAGTTGTTAAGATGGATATTGGTATTGCGATAAAAAATAAAGACCAAGCCCATCATTCATGGTTACCTTCTCGCCGTTCTGAGCTTGATTTTTTCTTTTGGAAGCGATATGAAACTTATCTCGGTGAAGTAAAAAAATGGAATCCACGGATTATCGGTGCATTGGGAAGAGTTTCTGATGAAATTGTAGACCTTTTGGGAGATCCGCAATCTCAAGATGCATTTCAACGGCGAGGTCTTGTCTTAGGTGACGTTCAATCAGGTAAAACTGCAAATTATACTGCAATTTGTAACAAAGCTGCTGATACTGGGTATCGAATAATAATTGTGCTTGCTGGTATGATGGAGAATCTACGTCAACAAACACAAGGGCGCTTAGATACAGAGTTTTCAGGACGTAAGAGTGAATATTTTCTTGATCCGCAAAAAAAAATACTTAACTGTTCGTTTGGCGTTGGACGATATGGTTCTGAAAAAAGGATTGCTTCTTTTACTTCTGTTGTAAAAGATTTTAATATTAATATTCTTAAAAGCCAAAATCTCTCATTACTTAGTGTTCATGATCCTGTATTGTTTGTTGTAAAAAAGAATAAAAGGATTTTAAATAATTTAATTCGATGGTTTAAAACTAACAATGTTATCAATGGCCAGAAAATAAATTTGCCTCTTCTGCTGATTGATGATGAAGCAGATAATGCTTCTGTTAATACAAAACAGACAGGAGGGGATCCTACTGCTATCAATAAGGCAATTCGAACCCTTCTTAGTTTATTTAAACAGGCTTCATATTTAGGTATAACGGCTACTCCTTATGCGAATATTTTTATTAATCCTGAAACACAGGATGATATGATAGGGGATGATTTATTTCCCCGTGATTTTATTTATTCATTAGCTCCTCCTACAAATTATATTGGCGCTACGGATATTTTTGGTGATGATGCCCCATACAAGAGTTGTCTTGAACCAATATATCCTGAGGAAATCAATGCTTTTTTTCCGATTAAACACACAAAAAATTATCAAGTACCAGATTTGCCTCCAAGTTTAAAAGAAGCAATGGCCTATTTTTTGTTAGTAAATGGAATACGAGATTTACGAGGAGATAATAAAACTCATCGATCTATGATGATTCATATAAGTAGATTTACAAATGTTCAGAATCAAATTCGTGATTTAGCTATGGAGTGGTTATCGCAAATACGTTCTGATTTACAAAATTATTCCTGTTTAGCTGAAGAAAAAAGCTACATGATACCAAATATAAAATTTCTTAAAACAGTCTGGACGAAATATCAACTAAATGAAAAAGTTAATGAAAATGATGGCAACATAATTTCTTGGCATGAATTCTTATCAATCTATCTATATAAGGCGGTAGCACCGGTAGAAATACGTTCTGTTAATCAATCAAGTGGATCAACAAGTCTGGATTATTTTAACCACCGGGAGGATGGCTTACGTGTAATTGCTATAGGTGGTAATAGTTTATCGAGAGGTTTAACACTTGAAGGGTTATGTGTCAGTTATTTTTATCGCAAGACTTTGATGTATGATACATTACTTCAAATGGGACGGTGGTTTGGGTATCGTCCAGGTTATGAAGACTTGTTTAAAATTTGGATTTGTTCTGAAGCAATAGATTGGTATGGTTTTATTACAAGTGCATCAGAAGAGCTTAAATTTGAAATTGCCAGTATGAGAAATGCTAATCTTACACCAAAGGAATTCGGTTTGAAAGTCCGCCAAGATCCTTCTTCTTTAATTGCAACTGCACGGAACAAAATGCGAACAGCGACTATGATTAGTCGCCCTGTGACTGTTTCTGGCCGTTTGCTTGAAACGCCACGATTAAAAGCAGATAAACAATCTTTAGAGGACAATGAAAGTGTATTTAAAAATTTTGTCCACCAATTGGATGATATCGGACATAGATGTATAAAAGAAAATGCTCGGTTCTACTGGGAGGGAATTGACAAAGAAGATGTTGCTCAGCTTCTATGTGAGTTCAAAACACATTTATGGCATTTGTCATTTCAAGGTCCTGCGTTGGCAGAATATATTAGACTCAATATGGATAATGTCCTTTGGGATGTAGTTATTGCGGAAGGGTCAGATGATAATTTTGAATTATCTTGTGGTGATAAAATCCTGAATATTAAGCCGGAGAAACGTACAATTATTGCTACTTCTTCACAGATTAGTATCAGTGGTACCAAGGTACGTGTTGGTACGGGTGGTGCTGCTAGGCTAGGACTTTCTAAAAAGCAAAGAGAACAAGCTGAAGAAAAATTTAAACAATTGCATCCAGGGAAAAAACATGTTCCAGATAGTGCATATTTAATTAAGGATCGTCCACCTTTGCTGATGTTGCATGTTATATCTGTCGATAGAACAACAATTGATGAAAAAACAGGAAATATAAAATCGCAGATTGAAGAGGGATGCCAGGTTCCAAATTATCTTTATGCACTGGGAGTCGGTTTTCCTTTTACTGGAGAAGAAGAAAAAACGGCGAACTATGTAGTCAATCTTGTTGAACTTAATAATTACTATAATGCAGATGAGGAGAATGATGAATGA
- a CDS encoding inositol monophosphatase, translating to MMEIEAYGDFVQQLAADAGALALSYWKSLDKVKAKGKGSGLDIVTEADEAVEKYIREAIGKRYPTHAIYGEEGGMTAGDDYRWVIDPIDGTVSFFHGQFHWAVSIALQYKGQTIVGIVTCPAYGLSFFAMKGSGATMNGKPISPSTVALLSQAVACTGFCCIRSGWKENGLPLFDRMAPKVQGIRRLGSIATDISFVACGKLDVCWEMNVNLYDVAAALLIAEEAGAKVTDMSGKTEHLPNFPLVSNGLLHGQVLEVFKGFDIPYQNRKGS from the coding sequence ATGATGGAAATTGAAGCATATGGAGATTTTGTACAGCAACTTGCTGCTGATGCCGGAGCTCTTGCACTTTCGTATTGGAAAAGTCTCGACAAGGTAAAGGCAAAGGGAAAAGGCAGTGGACTTGATATCGTCACTGAAGCTGATGAGGCTGTCGAGAAGTATATCAGAGAAGCTATCGGCAAGCGATATCCGACACATGCTATCTACGGAGAAGAAGGTGGCATGACTGCAGGAGATGATTACAGATGGGTCATCGATCCGATTGACGGGACAGTTTCTTTTTTCCATGGGCAGTTCCATTGGGCTGTTTCCATTGCCTTGCAATATAAGGGACAGACCATTGTCGGCATAGTAACATGTCCTGCGTATGGTTTGTCATTCTTTGCAATGAAAGGAAGTGGTGCGACCATGAATGGCAAGCCGATTAGCCCGAGTACGGTTGCCCTGCTGTCACAGGCTGTTGCCTGCACTGGGTTCTGCTGTATCCGTTCAGGATGGAAAGAAAACGGATTGCCTCTTTTTGACAGGATGGCACCGAAGGTCCAAGGCATCAGGAGACTCGGTTCCATTGCAACGGACATCAGCTTTGTTGCCTGTGGCAAATTGGACGTCTGCTGGGAGATGAATGTCAATCTCTATGATGTGGCAGCTGCGCTGCTCATCGCAGAAGAGGCCGGGGCAAAGGTTACGGACATGTCTGGGAAAACTGAACATCTTCCGAATTTTCCCCTTGTTTCCAATGGCCTTTTGCACGGGCAGGTACTTGAAGTCTTCAAGGGATTCGACATTCCTTATCAAAACAGGAAAGGCTCTTGA
- a CDS encoding AIPR family protein, with protein sequence MDSKEFREDFLEDIKAEAEISGEGSTASFVNSFADYLTESELLVDFVPAYFEGTGKNNKKIRVDGYAYDDELTKTLSLVIADYDISENIVTLTKTKVKQLQSKLVAFLENALNFPHYLEMDMSRSCSDLVDLLREERNKIRKYQFFIFTTAPISQAISTIESSDIDGIPSECQIWDIDRLFKVCGSDTGRNIIEINFKEYSGKGIPCMEASNTETEDFKSYLCVMPGTLLANIYDKYGSSLLEGNVRSFLSTKVAVNKKIRKTILNSPERFFAYNNGISVTAMDVQIENNFLVSAKDFQIINGGQTTASLSSARFKYKDKVNLDLIYVQMKLTVIEHTSEQDATELVQNISRSSNSQNKVSDADFFSTHPFHVRMERFSQRLYARAVNGAQHETRWFYERARGQYLQKQMRMTPGEKKKFLLQNPKRQLITKTDLAKVQNTWQEIPHIVSKGSQKSFSVFADTIGNNWDASNNGSVYNEKYFKESVALVLLFRYSEVLVSNQPWYANGYRANIVTYTIALLHYLIKKQFEGMDLDLMKIWMQQSIPEAVEMSLTELSKQVYYKLTDPTRQVENVTQWCKREACWENVKSINYILPLGIKENLISIEEQKIAVQQAKKTQRIDSDLEIQTKVITITKTQWQSVLNFADSKHMLTTEEKVALRIASKPGKVPNSIQCKKLISLLDRLQLEGFKL encoded by the coding sequence ATGGATTCTAAAGAATTTCGAGAAGACTTTTTAGAGGATATCAAAGCTGAAGCAGAAATTAGTGGAGAAGGGTCAACTGCATCATTTGTTAATTCATTTGCTGATTATCTTACAGAATCAGAGTTGCTTGTAGACTTTGTTCCTGCTTACTTTGAGGGGACCGGGAAAAATAATAAAAAAATAAGGGTAGATGGCTATGCCTATGATGATGAATTGACTAAAACACTTAGTTTAGTAATTGCAGATTATGATATTTCTGAAAATATAGTAACGCTTACAAAGACGAAAGTAAAACAATTGCAATCAAAACTGGTTGCTTTTTTAGAGAATGCATTGAATTTTCCTCATTATCTTGAAATGGACATGAGCAGATCTTGCTCGGATTTGGTAGATTTATTACGTGAAGAGCGTAATAAAATACGTAAGTATCAATTTTTTATCTTTACTACAGCTCCGATAAGTCAGGCAATTTCTACTATTGAATCCTCAGATATTGATGGAATTCCTTCTGAGTGTCAAATCTGGGATATCGATAGATTGTTTAAAGTTTGTGGTTCAGATACAGGACGAAATATTATAGAAATAAATTTCAAAGAATATTCAGGTAAAGGAATTCCCTGTATGGAGGCAAGTAATACAGAAACAGAAGATTTTAAAAGTTATTTGTGTGTCATGCCAGGTACTCTTTTAGCTAATATTTATGATAAGTATGGTAGTAGTTTACTTGAAGGGAATGTACGTTCTTTTCTTTCAACAAAAGTTGCTGTAAATAAGAAAATTCGTAAGACCATTTTAAATTCTCCTGAACGTTTCTTTGCATATAATAATGGTATTTCCGTAACAGCCATGGATGTTCAGATTGAGAATAATTTTCTTGTTTCTGCAAAAGATTTTCAAATAATTAATGGAGGACAAACTACTGCATCGCTTTCTAGTGCGAGATTCAAATACAAGGACAAAGTAAACTTAGATTTAATTTATGTACAAATGAAACTTACTGTTATTGAACATACTTCAGAACAGGATGCAACAGAACTTGTTCAGAACATTTCTCGTTCATCAAATAGTCAGAATAAAGTTAGTGACGCTGATTTTTTCTCAACACATCCTTTTCATGTTCGTATGGAAAGATTTTCACAACGACTATATGCAAGAGCAGTTAACGGGGCGCAACATGAGACTCGTTGGTTTTATGAGCGCGCTCGTGGGCAATATCTTCAAAAACAGATGCGAATGACGCCTGGTGAAAAAAAGAAGTTTTTGTTACAAAATCCGAAGAGGCAACTTATTACAAAAACGGATTTAGCAAAGGTTCAAAATACATGGCAAGAAATTCCTCATATAGTAAGTAAAGGCTCACAAAAAAGTTTTTCGGTGTTTGCTGACACGATTGGCAATAATTGGGACGCTTCAAACAATGGCTCTGTCTATAACGAAAAATACTTTAAGGAAAGTGTTGCGCTGGTCTTATTGTTTAGATATAGTGAAGTACTGGTCTCAAATCAACCATGGTATGCAAATGGGTATAGAGCAAATATTGTAACATATACCATTGCTCTTTTACATTATTTAATTAAGAAACAATTTGAGGGAATGGATTTGGATTTGATGAAAATTTGGATGCAACAAAGTATACCAGAGGCTGTAGAGATGTCTTTAACAGAGTTATCTAAGCAGGTTTATTACAAATTAACTGATCCTACTCGCCAAGTTGAAAATGTAACGCAATGGTGCAAAAGAGAAGCTTGTTGGGAAAACGTTAAATCAATTAATTATATTTTGCCTTTGGGAATTAAAGAGAATCTTATTAGTATAGAAGAACAGAAAATTGCTGTTCAGCAGGCAAAAAAAACACAACGGATAGATTCTGATTTAGAAATACAAACTAAAGTGATAACTATAACAAAAACACAATGGCAAAGTGTTTTGAATTTTGCAGATTCTAAACATATGCTCACTACTGAGGAAAAGGTAGCATTACGAATTGCTTCTAAGCCGGGAAAAGTTCCCAATTCTATTCAATGTAAGAAATTGATTTCCTTGCTCGATAGATTACAACTTGAAGGATTCAAATTATGA
- a CDS encoding GNAT family N-acetyltransferase — MATSKIHTQRTDMVETQTVKFDMYEMSYKGGNILSDLSLVPFEEQYYEQYKNLINSCFYEMRKALNIQPYGKFCESLEELKEQKKDIFLLFDDEKVICTVSCLGNEIGSLAVDLAYQRQGYGRKLMEFALSHMQSRGDSPIKLTVTKWNRHAIALYERLGFEITKETTIKGISTKDADGNWHFAFTSTGDLQVR, encoded by the coding sequence ATGGCAACAAGCAAGATCCATACGCAAAGGACAGATATGGTCGAGACACAGACAGTAAAATTTGATATGTATGAGATGTCCTACAAAGGTGGCAACATATTATCAGATCTCTCGCTTGTTCCTTTTGAAGAACAATATTACGAGCAATACAAGAACTTGATCAACAGCTGTTTCTATGAAATGCGAAAAGCACTCAACATTCAGCCCTATGGGAAATTCTGTGAAAGCCTTGAAGAGTTGAAAGAGCAAAAGAAAGATATTTTCCTGCTTTTCGATGACGAAAAGGTCATCTGTACAGTCTCATGCCTTGGAAATGAAATAGGAAGTCTGGCAGTAGACTTGGCATATCAAAGACAAGGCTATGGACGAAAGCTCATGGAATTCGCCCTCAGCCATATGCAATCACGTGGTGATTCTCCAATAAAGCTGACCGTTACGAAATGGAACAGACATGCAATCGCACTCTATGAAAGACTTGGGTTCGAAATTACTAAAGAGACAACCATCAAAGGTATCAGCACCAAGGATGCAGATGGCAACTGGCATTTTGCATTCACGTCAACCGGAGATCTGCAGGTACGATAA
- a CDS encoding PD-(D/E)XK motif protein: MIITSTFLQNEWKSITYKDGGYLQIDVIHPLEWFVGYQSRKQKTLLLIGSIESDEIKSSKSILVTRRKRETDNRNVLSFELLHNEQNEVFATFCADIIEYSRKATDEKSALNLVVRRYKQWSCLLEAEKLSFMDEKCRKGLLGELLFIQERIKSSGSILKTIQGWVGPNGADQDFIFEDVWYEIKSIDLAATSITISSLEQLDTQNTGELVVMRIDKSAPEKMGAISLNDAVSKIDCLLSDIPEAFDLFHLKLSNYGYIDLKEYSMQKYYCSKIQRYDVNDTFPRMLRRKVPSQIESLHYELSLPALENWLKR, encoded by the coding sequence ATGATAATAACTTCAACATTTCTCCAAAATGAATGGAAAAGTATAACATACAAAGATGGAGGGTATTTGCAAATTGATGTTATACATCCTCTCGAGTGGTTTGTTGGGTACCAATCAAGAAAACAAAAAACTTTGTTACTTATTGGTTCTATTGAAAGCGATGAAATTAAATCTTCGAAATCAATTCTAGTTACCCGTCGTAAACGGGAGACAGATAATCGGAATGTTTTATCGTTTGAATTACTTCATAATGAACAGAATGAAGTGTTTGCAACTTTTTGTGCGGATATTATTGAGTATTCTAGAAAAGCTACTGATGAAAAAAGCGCACTGAACCTTGTTGTGAGACGTTATAAGCAATGGAGCTGTTTACTGGAAGCAGAAAAACTTTCCTTTATGGATGAAAAATGCCGTAAAGGATTATTAGGAGAACTCTTATTTATACAAGAACGAATTAAATCAAGTGGTTCCATATTAAAAACAATACAGGGATGGGTTGGTCCAAATGGTGCAGACCAAGACTTTATTTTTGAAGATGTTTGGTATGAAATAAAAAGTATCGATTTGGCAGCAACTAGTATAACCATTTCTTCCTTAGAACAACTTGATACTCAAAATACTGGAGAACTTGTTGTAATGAGGATTGATAAGTCTGCGCCTGAAAAAATGGGTGCAATTTCTTTAAATGATGCAGTGAGTAAAATTGATTGCTTATTATCAGATATTCCTGAAGCTTTTGATTTGTTTCATTTAAAATTAAGTAATTATGGGTATATTGATTTGAAAGAGTATTCTATGCAGAAATATTATTGCTCTAAAATTCAACGATATGATGTCAATGACACTTTTCCTAGAATGTTAAGGAGAAAAGTTCCGTCACAAATTGAATCCTTGCATTATGAATTAAGTTTACCTGCATTGGAAAACTGGCTGAAGAGGTAA
- a CDS encoding AraC family transcriptional regulator produces the protein MSISLMADPNNRITDIASACGFVSQGYYTKIFKRYIGMTPTKYRENL, from the coding sequence ATGAGCATTTCCCTTATGGCTGATCCGAACAATAGGATAACCGATATTGCTTCTGCCTGTGGTTTTGTCTCGCAGGGGTACTATACCAAGATTTTCAAACGCTATATCGGCATGACCCCGACGAAATATAGGGAAAATCTGTAA